The following coding sequences lie in one Sedimentibacter sp. MB35-C1 genomic window:
- a CDS encoding ABC transporter ATP-binding protein: MMTTEYFFSTKQLTVGYNGKPMIKDIAIRLKKGQVLTLIGPNGSGKSTILKSITKHLNSIYGTVYIDNKSIDTMSNKEMSYLLAVVLTEKLKTELMTCKDVVATGRYPYTGMLGILSEQDNIEIRKAMDLVNAWELRDRDFNEISDGQRQRILIARAICQEPEIIVLDEPTSFLDIHYELELLNILRTLAEERNITVIMSLHELDMAQKVSDLVMCVKGEYITHLGTPREIFQKDLISELYELTNGSYNPLFGSFEMERSKGEPKIFVIAGGGTGIGEYRALQKKRIPFITGILHENDIDYQLACDLASEVFFEKSFEPIGDDVFHSALRRMKSCDTVINCLKKYGEINKKNKALYEIAVSEGIKVVESTDALENINTNQIY, translated from the coding sequence ATGATGACTACGGAATACTTTTTCAGCACAAAGCAGCTGACGGTAGGCTATAACGGTAAGCCTATGATAAAAGATATTGCAATACGTTTAAAAAAGGGGCAGGTACTGACTTTGATCGGTCCTAACGGCTCAGGCAAATCCACCATTCTAAAAAGCATAACAAAACATCTAAACAGTATATACGGAACAGTCTATATTGACAATAAATCAATAGATACTATGAGTAACAAAGAAATGTCCTATCTATTAGCTGTCGTGTTGACAGAAAAGCTTAAAACGGAGCTTATGACCTGCAAAGACGTGGTCGCAACAGGGCGGTACCCATATACTGGAATGCTTGGCATACTCTCGGAACAGGATAATATCGAAATTCGAAAGGCTATGGATCTTGTGAATGCATGGGAATTGCGAGATAGAGATTTCAATGAAATCAGTGATGGACAGCGTCAGAGAATACTGATTGCAAGAGCAATTTGCCAGGAACCTGAAATAATAGTTTTGGATGAGCCAACTTCTTTTTTAGACATACATTATGAGCTTGAGCTTCTTAACATTTTAAGAACCTTAGCAGAAGAACGCAATATAACAGTCATCATGTCCCTCCACGAGCTGGATATGGCTCAAAAGGTATCAGATTTAGTGATGTGTGTAAAGGGAGAGTATATTACCCACTTAGGCACTCCCCGAGAAATATTCCAAAAGGACCTTATAAGTGAACTTTACGAATTGACTAACGGAAGCTATAATCCTTTGTTTGGCAGTTTCGAGATGGAGAGGTCAAAGGGGGAGCCAAAAATATTTGTAATAGCAGGGGGCGGAACAGGGATTGGGGAATACCGCGCACTGCAAAAAAAGAGAATACCTTTTATAACAGGTATACTTCACGAAAACGATATTGATTATCAACTGGCGTGTGATTTGGCAAGCGAAGTATTTTTTGAAAAAAGCTTTGAGCCTATCGGAGATGATGTCTTCCATAGTGCCCTGCGCCGTATGAAATCCTGTGACACGGTAATCAACTGTTTGAAAAAATATGGTGAAATAAATAAAAAAAATAAAGCTCTGTACGAAATTGCTGTGTCCGAAGGCATAAAAGTTGTGGAAAGCACTGATGCACTTGAAAATATTAACACTAATCAGATATATTAG
- a CDS encoding iron ABC transporter permease, with protein MEIENKSARYLRYFITLTILIVLFVVLLLLNIKLGSVDVSVKDIIKILFNRGGNEADYSIIWKVRLPRIAAGIILGGALTLSGFLLQTFFNNPIAGPYVLGISSGSKMMVAIVMITVLSKYNAVSSGVLITAAFAGAMISMGFVLIISRKVKKASMLIVCGVMIGYICSAATDIMITFANDANIVNLHNWSLGSFSGTSWRDVRVMAMVVMTASAIVFLMSKSIGAYQMGESYAQNMGVNIKLFRIMLILLSSFLCACVTAFAGPISFVGIAVPHLVKSFLKTSKPLIVTPMCFLGGSVFCLGCDLIARVLFAPVELSVSSVSSVFGVPIVIYIMLRKRVQ; from the coding sequence ATGGAAATAGAAAACAAAAGCGCAAGATATTTAAGGTACTTTATCACACTGACGATATTAATTGTTCTCTTTGTGGTTTTGTTATTATTGAATATTAAGTTAGGAAGTGTAGACGTTTCGGTGAAAGATATTATCAAAATATTGTTTAACCGTGGCGGAAATGAGGCTGATTACAGCATAATATGGAAAGTTCGACTACCAAGAATAGCAGCAGGTATTATACTGGGAGGGGCATTGACTCTGTCAGGATTCTTGCTCCAGACGTTTTTCAATAATCCTATTGCGGGACCATATGTGCTGGGGATTTCATCCGGTTCAAAAATGATGGTTGCCATAGTGATGATAACAGTACTCAGTAAGTACAATGCTGTCAGCTCCGGAGTCCTTATAACTGCAGCATTTGCAGGAGCTATGATTTCCATGGGTTTTGTCCTTATCATATCAAGAAAGGTTAAGAAGGCGTCAATGCTTATTGTCTGCGGCGTTATGATTGGCTATATATGCTCTGCGGCCACAGACATAATGATTACATTTGCCAATGATGCAAACATTGTAAATCTTCATAATTGGTCTCTTGGCAGCTTTTCGGGAACTTCATGGAGGGACGTACGTGTAATGGCTATGGTGGTAATGACTGCCTCGGCAATAGTGTTTCTTATGTCTAAATCTATAGGTGCTTATCAGATGGGCGAAAGCTATGCGCAGAATATGGGTGTAAACATCAAATTGTTTCGCATCATGCTTATATTGCTTTCCAGCTTTCTGTGCGCTTGCGTTACTGCTTTTGCCGGACCTATATCATTCGTAGGTATAGCAGTGCCACATTTGGTAAAATCATTTTTGAAAACATCAAAGCCGCTTATTGTCACTCCGATGTGCTTCTTAGGCGGTTCTGTTTTCTGTTTAGGCTGTGATCTTATAGCAAGGGTTTTATTTGCTCCTGTGGAACTAAGCGTAAGTTCAGTGAGCTCAGTATTTGGGGTTCCTATTGTAATTTACATTATGTTAAGAAAGAGAGTACAATGA
- a CDS encoding SMC family ATPase, with amino-acid sequence MIPITLKFQAFGPYVNKQEVDFKKFADSGIFLIHGATGSGKTTILDAISYALYGKSSGGQRGDITSMRCQTASEHIPTEVEFVFKIADKTYKFTRSIAVKTRRNGSKHYNVTQNALFLNSEEIFVPFFENPKIRETEQKACELIGLSHEQFVQVIMLPQGKFEKFLMAKSDEKEEILVTLFNAGKWQEVAEWICDQAKETARDIAAKRDNINTLLKSENAENIDDLNVQINEITKSVNSATEIINKKSSQLSAEKDKFSLQSEIFNFFEERLRTEKELAKIKEQEKEINELMAKIENGRKALNVSQKYSTVMNLYKLMQAANLKLTKEKENNSIYKSTAEKNDNELCELKKNEQAIEKSKENKIKSEALVTVYKEITKAQTSSERENKKLEALKKENTSKQEIYNSLREKLKQQKELKDHIFNTYSMKLPELKEKSEKFAMLEKKSHELSLLDKNINTTDRQLIMLNKQLGKFKELITLKKQEYESVYSSYIKGTAYLLSESLKEGNECPVCGSVHHPKKAINTNSNIDAATVKMLSTELDELNEKFNATINAITKQDAIKLSSVESLEKLQQEKNEIKKTLGEDSKEDVLAQLRKAEKESSRLNDIIRLESDLSEKINNTETELNQLSLKLNEQSRLKEESAAIYSSMNSQKISGIETETELLKKINSYKLSIDRYVNELDALTNKKASADKLLSSSNTSLAFLKEDFENKNIEYEKEKNEYYLLLKENGFADTSEFKKFLVPQEQIDEWDKKVQAYIIEKGSVAKNLERLIKLTTGKEKPDIELIKSSIAALENTIKEYDKQIALKADKKERINKTIKQAEKIQKILQEMMRKYDMYYNFGTTLRGDRGVSLRRYVLGVMLSSVTSEANRLLKNVHDGRYQLCRTLEGSGRTRKAGLELEVYDAYSGEKRSVTGLSGGEKFLVSLALSLGLSAVVQAQSGGIRIDTMFIDEGFGSLDSSSIGDAMNILSSVKGSKRLVGIISHVQMLKETIESSISVEKSRKGSTLRVNG; translated from the coding sequence ATGATACCTATAACTTTAAAATTCCAAGCATTCGGTCCCTATGTAAATAAACAGGAAGTAGATTTCAAAAAATTTGCGGACTCTGGCATATTTTTAATTCATGGAGCCACAGGCTCAGGAAAAACTACCATACTTGATGCAATATCATACGCGCTGTACGGAAAATCAAGCGGCGGTCAAAGAGGTGACATTACTTCTATGCGATGCCAAACCGCAAGCGAGCATATACCTACTGAAGTTGAATTCGTTTTTAAGATTGCTGATAAAACATATAAATTTACCAGAAGCATAGCCGTGAAAACTAGACGGAACGGCTCCAAACATTACAATGTTACACAAAACGCTCTATTTTTAAATAGCGAAGAAATATTTGTACCATTTTTTGAAAACCCTAAAATCAGGGAAACTGAACAAAAAGCATGTGAACTTATAGGACTTAGCCACGAACAGTTCGTACAAGTAATAATGCTTCCCCAAGGTAAATTTGAAAAGTTCCTCATGGCAAAATCAGATGAAAAGGAAGAAATACTTGTTACCCTTTTTAATGCCGGAAAGTGGCAAGAAGTTGCTGAATGGATATGTGATCAGGCAAAAGAAACGGCTAGAGACATAGCCGCAAAAAGAGATAATATAAATACACTGCTTAAATCAGAAAATGCTGAGAACATTGATGACTTAAATGTACAAATAAATGAAATTACAAAATCAGTCAATAGCGCTACTGAAATAATAAATAAGAAATCAAGTCAGCTGTCTGCAGAAAAGGACAAATTCTCACTTCAATCAGAAATTTTTAATTTTTTTGAAGAAAGGTTAAGGACAGAAAAAGAACTGGCAAAAATAAAGGAACAGGAAAAAGAAATAAATGAACTGATGGCAAAGATCGAAAATGGCAGAAAAGCACTAAATGTTTCACAAAAATATTCAACAGTTATGAATTTATACAAACTTATGCAAGCTGCAAATTTAAAACTTACAAAAGAAAAAGAAAACAATTCTATATATAAATCTACTGCGGAAAAAAACGACAACGAACTTTGTGAACTTAAAAAAAATGAACAAGCCATTGAAAAATCAAAGGAAAATAAAATTAAATCCGAAGCTCTGGTTACTGTATACAAGGAAATTACAAAAGCTCAAACAAGTTCTGAAAGAGAAAATAAAAAACTTGAAGCATTAAAAAAAGAAAATACGAGCAAACAAGAGATTTATAATTCCCTTAGGGAAAAACTCAAGCAACAAAAGGAGCTTAAAGATCACATATTTAACACATACAGTATGAAGCTGCCTGAGCTAAAGGAAAAATCAGAAAAATTCGCAATGCTTGAAAAGAAAAGTCATGAACTTAGCTTGCTTGATAAAAATATTAATACAACAGACAGACAGCTCATTATGCTGAATAAACAACTTGGAAAATTTAAAGAATTGATAACACTTAAGAAACAAGAATACGAATCTGTTTACAGCAGTTATATAAAAGGAACCGCATACCTGTTAAGCGAAAGCCTGAAAGAAGGAAATGAATGCCCTGTATGCGGAAGCGTGCATCATCCCAAAAAGGCTATAAATACTAATTCGAACATAGATGCTGCAACAGTCAAAATGCTCAGTACAGAACTGGATGAACTAAATGAAAAGTTCAATGCAACAATCAATGCAATAACAAAACAGGATGCCATAAAACTGTCGTCTGTTGAAAGCCTTGAAAAGCTTCAGCAGGAAAAAAATGAAATAAAGAAAACTCTCGGCGAAGACAGCAAAGAAGATGTACTTGCTCAATTGAGAAAAGCTGAAAAAGAATCAAGCAGATTAAATGATATTATCCGTTTGGAATCAGACTTGTCTGAAAAAATCAACAATACGGAAACAGAATTAAACCAATTAAGCTTAAAACTGAACGAGCAGAGCAGATTAAAAGAAGAGTCAGCTGCAATATACAGCTCAATGAACTCTCAAAAAATAAGCGGAATAGAAACCGAAACTGAATTGCTCAAGAAAATAAATTCGTACAAACTCTCAATAGACAGGTATGTAAATGAATTAGACGCTCTGACAAACAAGAAGGCATCAGCAGACAAGCTACTAAGCTCGTCAAATACAAGCCTTGCTTTCTTAAAAGAGGATTTTGAAAATAAAAACATTGAATATGAAAAAGAAAAAAATGAGTACTATTTATTGTTAAAAGAAAATGGATTTGCGGACACTTCTGAATTTAAGAAGTTCTTAGTACCACAGGAGCAAATTGACGAATGGGATAAAAAAGTACAGGCATATATAATTGAAAAAGGCTCCGTTGCCAAAAACCTTGAGCGCCTTATCAAACTTACAACGGGTAAAGAAAAACCTGACATTGAGCTAATAAAAAGTTCAATTGCTGCACTTGAAAATACTATTAAAGAATATGACAAACAAATTGCGCTGAAAGCAGATAAAAAAGAAAGAATCAATAAAACAATCAAGCAAGCTGAAAAGATCCAAAAAATCCTCCAAGAAATGATGAGAAAATACGACATGTATTACAATTTTGGAACAACACTGCGAGGTGACAGAGGCGTAAGCCTTAGGCGATATGTTTTAGGAGTCATGCTCTCATCAGTAACGTCAGAGGCAAATCGTCTTTTGAAAAATGTTCACGATGGACGATATCAGCTATGCAGAACTCTTGAAGGAAGCGGCAGGACAAGAAAAGCAGGTCTGGAGTTAGAGGTTTATGATGCCTATTCAGGTGAAAAAAGAAGTGTTACAGGCTTATCCGGCGGAGAAAAATTCCTTGTGTCCCTGGCACTCTCTCTTGGACTTTCTGCAGTAGTACAAGCACAGTCCGGAGGAATAAGGATTGATACTATGTTTATTGACGAAGGCTTCGGCAGCCTGGACAGCTCATCAATAGGAGATGCCATGAACATATTAAGCTCTGTCAAAGGCTCCAAAAGGCTTGTAGGAATAATATCTCACGTACAAATGCTTAAGGAGACAATTGAATCATCCATATCAGTTGAAAAGAGCCGAAAAGGTAGCACACTGAGAGTTAACGGTTAA
- a CDS encoding exonuclease SbcCD subunit D: protein MKIIHTSDWHLGISLHNASLIEEQKNFIEFLIEAVKKNGIDAVMIAGDIFDHSVSSAEAISLYNYAVTELCNEIGIPVIISAGNHDGAVRLASCSELLKKTGLYVFGKLTNEVAVVELKNADVYVLPYFNIDETRAIFPNEKINSYLDAMKCVLDNMNLKFRSGRKNILMSHCFVSGSVLSESDRSAMVGGASVVPSEIFEGFDYVALGHLHKPQNRGFNARYSGSPLKYSFSEADHQKSVTILNIEDEITIQELEVVPSRDIRVIRGTYEEILKIAENDLKKDDYIKIEMTDKYAGMEAVEVFRSYYENLLNITGKVNEAEENELTVNELYTLSPNDILEKFYKEATGNDLTDEQNDLFNQALFSVEGKEDAAQ from the coding sequence ATGAAAATAATTCATACATCAGACTGGCACTTAGGAATAAGCCTGCACAATGCAAGTTTAATTGAAGAGCAAAAAAACTTTATAGAATTTTTAATAGAAGCAGTAAAGAAAAACGGCATAGATGCAGTAATGATTGCGGGAGATATTTTTGACCATTCGGTATCAAGCGCTGAAGCTATTTCTTTATATAATTACGCTGTAACAGAATTATGCAATGAAATAGGAATTCCTGTAATTATATCTGCAGGAAATCATGATGGAGCAGTACGTCTTGCTTCTTGCAGCGAGCTGCTGAAAAAAACCGGACTTTATGTATTTGGGAAACTGACAAATGAAGTGGCAGTAGTGGAATTAAAAAATGCAGATGTTTATGTCCTTCCTTATTTCAACATTGATGAAACGAGAGCAATCTTCCCCAACGAAAAAATAAACAGCTATTTAGATGCAATGAAGTGTGTCTTGGATAATATGAATCTTAAGTTTCGTAGCGGCAGAAAAAATATTCTTATGAGTCACTGCTTCGTAAGCGGATCTGTTCTTTCAGAAAGCGACCGTTCCGCAATGGTAGGCGGCGCTTCCGTAGTGCCTTCGGAGATTTTTGAAGGCTTTGATTATGTTGCTCTCGGCCATCTTCACAAGCCGCAAAATAGAGGCTTTAATGCCAGATACAGCGGCTCTCCCCTAAAATACTCATTCAGCGAAGCAGATCATCAGAAATCCGTTACTATATTGAACATAGAAGATGAAATAACCATTCAAGAACTGGAAGTTGTTCCTTCAAGAGATATTAGAGTTATTCGGGGAACCTATGAAGAAATCCTTAAAATTGCAGAAAACGACTTAAAAAAGGATGACTATATAAAAATAGAAATGACTGATAAATATGCAGGCATGGAGGCTGTTGAAGTATTCAGAAGTTACTACGAAAACCTTCTGAATATTACAGGCAAAGTTAATGAGGCCGAAGAAAATGAGCTAACAGTCAATGAATTATACACACTTTCTCCTAATGATATTTTGGAGAAATTTTACAAAGAAGCTACAGGAAATGACCTGACTGACGAGCAAAATGATTTGTTTAATCAGGCTTTGTTTTCTGTTGAAGGTAAGGAGGACGCAGCGCAATGA
- a CDS encoding S-layer homology domain-containing protein, which translates to MKKFIKLLLLITVFIVLSVQPAMAKTVYYDTYNHWASSDIDFTSNTLKVFKGYGDFTFRPENNITRAEFITILAKTAYRQNKMNEIYTSDMPYSDMTNQHWSYTFIISMYEHLKPNQDYTFEDIFPGSNFYPDKAITREESVALIAAFCKDAIYDNPLNFNDIRNNSKYYNEIKRLYNAGIVSGYEDRTFKGNNNITRAESAALIKRVYYDIKTSDQSNYLTKLEFLPIKGEEIYSYFGSYNWNTANNNDKRYIKAKDTLEYVSFGGYIFPEDKHLYDLNAVETMEALRSEGYSNITGTNFYLITFGNYSDDEKSQFANDMLANVIERNDLKDSELMQIFAMASKYAVQEDLYMSALEKWDSLTSSNNAKANILFFRYAFYIKNNNEEMLKTLVYDDLKKANNIPSLLNINWGLAAGSEKTDFRNYTFGSYSFSLYKDTTLYRYTLSPVMPVSSSSKIVELVNLLMIEKSVKPSTESLTNYESIFSKYSLNRLYVLNFIGEKERAFVEGINDYEIIKTFEIYETNKLVIDDTYTGILKKVKE; encoded by the coding sequence TTGAAAAAATTTATTAAGCTATTATTATTAATTACTGTTTTTATTGTGTTATCCGTTCAGCCTGCAATGGCGAAAACTGTATATTACGATACTTATAATCATTGGGCATCAAGTGATATTGATTTTACGTCCAACACATTGAAAGTCTTCAAGGGCTATGGAGACTTCACGTTCAGACCGGAAAATAATATTACCAGGGCTGAATTTATAACTATCCTTGCAAAAACAGCTTATCGACAAAACAAAATGAATGAAATTTACACAAGCGATATGCCATACAGCGATATGACAAATCAGCACTGGTCTTATACATTTATTATATCAATGTATGAGCACCTGAAACCAAACCAGGATTATACATTTGAAGACATATTCCCGGGATCGAATTTTTACCCTGACAAAGCGATTACAAGGGAAGAATCCGTTGCATTAATTGCTGCCTTCTGCAAAGATGCAATATATGATAATCCTTTAAATTTTAATGATATTCGCAACAATAGCAAATATTATAATGAAATAAAAAGACTTTATAACGCAGGAATAGTTTCAGGATATGAAGACCGTACATTTAAAGGCAATAATAATATTACAAGAGCAGAATCTGCTGCATTAATTAAAAGAGTTTATTATGATATTAAAACCAGTGATCAAAGCAATTATTTAACCAAACTTGAATTTCTCCCCATAAAAGGAGAAGAAATATATTCATATTTTGGCAGTTATAATTGGAATACCGCAAACAATAATGATAAAAGGTATATAAAGGCTAAAGATACTCTGGAGTATGTTTCTTTCGGAGGGTATATTTTTCCTGAAGATAAGCATTTATACGACTTGAATGCTGTAGAAACAATGGAGGCATTGCGTTCAGAAGGATACTCCAATATAACCGGAACGAATTTTTACCTTATTACTTTCGGTAATTATTCAGATGATGAAAAATCACAGTTTGCCAATGACATGCTTGCAAATGTTATTGAACGAAATGATCTGAAAGATTCAGAACTGATGCAAATATTTGCTATGGCCAGCAAGTATGCTGTTCAGGAAGATTTGTACATGAGCGCACTGGAGAAATGGGATAGTCTTACTTCAAGCAACAACGCAAAAGCAAATATATTATTTTTTAGGTATGCTTTTTACATTAAAAATAATAACGAAGAAATGCTTAAAACCTTAGTTTATGATGATCTAAAAAAAGCAAATAACATACCTTCTCTCCTGAACATCAACTGGGGTTTAGCAGCTGGATCGGAAAAAACTGATTTTAGAAATTATACATTCGGTAGTTATAGTTTTTCTCTTTATAAAGATACCACGCTTTACAGGTATACACTTAGCCCGGTAATGCCTGTCAGCAGCAGCTCGAAAATTGTTGAACTTGTTAATCTGCTTATGATTGAGAAGTCTGTCAAACCTTCTACTGAAAGCTTGACAAACTACGAAAGCATTTTCAGCAAATATTCCTTGAACCGATTATATGTTTTAAACTTCATAGGCGAAAAGGAAAGAGCCTTTGTAGAAGGAATCAATGATTATGAAATTATCAAAACATTTGAAATCTATGAAACAAACAAATTAGTTATTGATGATACCTACACCGGAATTTTGAAAAAAGTAAAAGAATAA
- a CDS encoding N-acetyltransferase has protein sequence MYSIRLAKYEDLDKIMGVYAIARRYMEDNGNPTQWGDSYPALEMLKDDIEKKHLFVYIENNEIHGAFAFIIGSDESYVYIENGSWKNDDPYGTIHRIASDGKVKGIFSRCLDYCKELIHNLRIDTHENNSTMRHLIEKNGFEKCGIIYVKDGSPRIAYQYTRN, from the coding sequence ATGTATAGTATACGTTTGGCTAAATATGAAGATTTAGATAAAATTATGGGGGTATATGCAATCGCCAGAAGGTACATGGAGGATAACGGCAATCCTACACAGTGGGGTGATTCATACCCAGCACTTGAAATGCTGAAGGATGACATAGAAAAAAAGCATTTGTTTGTATATATTGAAAACAATGAAATACACGGAGCTTTTGCATTTATCATTGGATCGGATGAGTCATACGTCTACATAGAAAATGGTTCATGGAAAAATGACGATCCTTACGGTACAATACACCGCATCGCCAGTGATGGTAAAGTTAAAGGTATTTTTTCCCGATGCTTGGATTATTGTAAGGAACTTATACATAACTTGCGCATAGATACCCACGAAAATAATAGTACTATGAGGCACTTGATAGAAAAAAACGGTTTTGAAAAATGCGGTATTATATATGTAAAGGATGGCAGCCCCAGAATAGCTTATCAATATACCAGGAATTAG
- a CDS encoding lactate utilization protein — protein sequence MDFVKEAYKVKSETIIKNLKKRFMDGYYADTKEEAVKLVMSLIGHDDIVSWGGSLTIDELGVKKLLEKKGISVIDREKAKSPEERVKFMKQALTANVFLTSTNAITMDGELMNVDGNGNRVAAYCYGPDSVIVVAGMNKVVPKLDYALAKLRTDATVPNAVRFNAQTPCRFTGKCSECTTKDTLCSQILITRFCKPQNRIKVILVGEHLGF from the coding sequence ATGGATTTTGTAAAAGAAGCATATAAGGTAAAAAGCGAGACCATAATTAAAAATCTAAAAAAAAGATTTATGGATGGTTACTATGCTGATACAAAGGAAGAAGCTGTAAAACTGGTAATGTCATTAATTGGTCATGATGATATTGTATCATGGGGGGGCTCTTTAACTATTGATGAATTGGGAGTTAAGAAGCTTCTTGAAAAAAAAGGTATCTCTGTTATTGACCGTGAAAAGGCAAAATCTCCCGAAGAAAGAGTTAAATTCATGAAGCAGGCTTTAACTGCGAATGTTTTTTTAACAAGTACAAACGCAATAACAATGGACGGCGAATTAATGAATGTTGATGGAAACGGAAACAGAGTTGCCGCCTACTGCTACGGCCCCGACTCAGTAATTGTTGTAGCCGGAATGAACAAAGTAGTCCCGAAGCTGGACTATGCTTTGGCAAAATTAAGGACAGATGCAACGGTTCCAAATGCAGTAAGATTCAATGCTCAGACACCGTGCAGATTTACAGGAAAATGTTCAGAATGTACAACCAAGGACACTTTATGCAGCCAAATATTGATTACAAGATTCTGCAAACCGCAGAACCGAATTAAAGTAATACTTGTTGGGGAACATTTAGGATTTTAG
- the pepT gene encoding peptidase T, producing the protein MKIEDRFLNYVKIDTQSVPDLEIVPSSEKQKDLGRYLVEEMKSLGIKDAFMDDHGYVYGNVPSNTGKKVPAIGFIAHIDTAPDMPGNDIKPKIVRNYDGRDIVLNDEKKIVMKTDMFEHLLDYVGDDLIVTDGTTLLGADDKAGIAEIMSMAEYFINNPDVKHGDIKIAFTTDEEVGNGAKMFDIDGFKADFAYTVDGGELGEIEYENFNAASAKVEVSGVNIHPGSAKNKMKNSILIAMEFQAMLPSRETPENTENYEGFNHLDDISGNVEKTYLNYIIRDHNLDKFNVKKDRFNKISEYLNEKYGEGTVKVELKDSYYNMKEKILPHMHIIETAEKAMKNIGVEPAVIPIRGGTDGASLSYRGLPCPNLCTGGHNYHGRYEYIPVQSMEKVVQILIEIIKLYA; encoded by the coding sequence ATGAAAATAGAAGATAGATTTTTAAATTATGTTAAAATTGATACTCAATCAGTTCCTGATTTGGAAATTGTTCCAAGCAGTGAAAAGCAAAAAGATCTTGGCAGATACTTGGTTGAGGAAATGAAATCACTGGGAATAAAAGACGCTTTTATGGATGATCACGGTTATGTATACGGCAATGTTCCTTCTAATACAGGTAAAAAGGTTCCTGCCATTGGTTTTATTGCCCATATAGATACAGCTCCTGATATGCCGGGCAATGATATTAAGCCTAAAATAGTCAGAAATTATGACGGAAGAGATATTGTTTTAAATGATGAAAAGAAAATTGTAATGAAAACAGATATGTTTGAGCATTTATTGGATTATGTCGGCGATGATCTTATAGTGACTGACGGAACAACATTGCTTGGTGCTGATGACAAAGCAGGCATAGCTGAGATAATGTCAATGGCTGAATATTTTATAAATAATCCTGATGTAAAGCATGGAGACATAAAAATAGCATTTACGACAGATGAAGAAGTGGGCAACGGAGCAAAAATGTTTGACATAGATGGATTTAAAGCTGATTTTGCGTATACTGTCGACGGAGGAGAGCTTGGAGAAATAGAGTATGAAAATTTTAATGCCGCAAGTGCAAAAGTTGAGGTAAGTGGAGTGAACATTCATCCTGGCTCAGCAAAAAACAAAATGAAAAATTCAATATTGATAGCTATGGAGTTTCAGGCTATGCTGCCTTCTAGAGAAACACCGGAAAATACGGAAAATTACGAAGGGTTCAATCATTTGGATGATATTAGCGGAAACGTTGAAAAAACGTATTTGAATTACATAATAAGAGATCACAATCTTGATAAATTTAATGTCAAAAAGGATAGATTCAATAAAATATCTGAATATTTAAATGAAAAATATGGAGAAGGAACCGTCAAGGTTGAATTGAAAGATTCGTATTATAATATGAAAGAAAAAATTCTTCCGCATATGCACATTATTGAAACTGCTGAAAAAGCTATGAAAAACATAGGAGTTGAGCCTGCGGTAATTCCAATAAGAGGGGGAACTGACGGTGCAAGCTTGTCGTACAGAGGGCTTCCTTGTCCGAATTTGTGTACAGGCGGGCATAACTACCATGGTAGATATGAGTATATACCTGTACAGTCTATGGAAAAAGTTGTTCAGATACTAATTGAAATAATTAAGCTGTATGCATAA